One window of the Salvia splendens isolate huo1 chromosome 1, SspV2, whole genome shotgun sequence genome contains the following:
- the LOC121749302 gene encoding YTH domain-containing protein ECT3-like isoform X1: MAGDKLIQTYQLNAPAAKSESSINIPDKNMVKDELPSESVSSVSAGSNAVSGKGATDQPVSSDQGVSYPPTSCYDYYHSGYNGNFTQSVDKDFSNTPGGSYAGIQQDNASLLYYVPSYGPYSTGFVGVDGKQAYTSSEYPCSYGSEVFPYYTYDLAYAGNGSFSNKSSSGRSNGFNVGKTNGNLSSKSSALPYNSKTQQPNSSRSMYQNQYLHPLKKLGAGLQPAGNFSSLTSRNPRSFPQYGQVNYQSNVGLWNNSYRSKSRENFGRCGEINAVSELTRGPRSDNRNSSKLPAEVEQLGLAIDRDNYNLQEFEAEYDSAKFFVIKSYSEDDIHKCIKYDVWSSTRNGNKKLDAAFREAGAKMTQAGKKCPVFLFFSVNGSGQFVGVAEMIGQVDFSKNMDFWQLDKWNGFFPLKWHIIKDVPNTQLRHIILENNENRAVTYSRDTQEIELKQGLEILSIFKNYSAKTCVLDDFNFYENREKVLKAKRGGRTVSQTTNGFRNSDYEAGESAKNTQSDSSSLAELTKNLSLEAQPLQSSI, translated from the exons ATGGCCGGGGACAAGCTAATACAGACAT ATCAGCTAAATGCCCCTGCTGCAAAGTCCGAATCATCAATCAATATTCCTGAtaaaaacatg GTGAAAGATGAATTACCATCTGAGTCAGTGTCATCTGTATCTGCTGGGAGCAATGCTGTATCTGGAAAAGGTGCAACTGATCAACCTGTAAGTTCAGATCAGGGTGTCTCTTACCCGCCTACCAGCTGTTATGATTACTATCATTCAG GTTACAATGGTAACTTTACCCAGTCTGTTGACAAAGATTTTTCTAACACACCTGGTGGTTCTTATGCG GGCATCCAACAAGATAATGCTTCTCTCCTATATTACGTTCCTAGCTATGGTCCATACTCAACTGGTTTTGTTGGTGTTGATGGAAAACAAGCTTACACATCATCAGAGTATCCCTGCTCATATGGGTCAGAGGTGTTTCCATATTATACATATGATCTGGCCTATGCTGGGAATGGTTCGTTTAGCAATAAAAGTAGCTCTGGGAGGTCAAATGGATTTAACGTTGGCAAAACTAATGGCAACCTCTCAAGCAAATCCTCAGCTTTGCCTTATAATTCCAAAACCCAACAGCCAAATTCTTCGAGGTCTATGTATCAGAATCAGTATCTTCATCCTTTGAAGAAG TTGGGTGCTGGTCTCCAGCCAGCTGGAAACTTCTCTTCACTTACCAGCCGGAATCCTCGTTCTTTTCCGCAATACGGTCAAGTAAATTACCAGTCGAATGTTGGGTTGTGGAACAACAGTTACAGATCCAAGTCAAGAGAAAATTTTGGCagatgtggagaaataaatgCTGTGAGTGAACTAACTCGTGGCCCTAGGTCTGACAATCGGAATTCCTCTAAGTTGCCAGCTGAAGTTGAACAACTGGGTCTTGCAATTGATAGGGATAATTACAACTTGCAAGAGTTTGAGGCAGAGTATGATAGTGCAAAGTTCTTTGTAATCAAGTCATATAGTGAAGATGATATTCACAAATGCATCAAATATGATGTCTGGTCAAGTACTCGAAATGGTAACAAGAAATTAGATGCTGCTTTCCGTGAAGCTGGTGCTAAAATGACACAGGCAGGAAAGAAATGTCCAGTTTTCCTATTTTTTTCG GTGAATGGAAGTGGGCAGTTTGTTGGTGTTGCTGAGATGATTGGGCAGGTTGATTTTAGTAAAAATATGGACTTTTGGCAGCTCGACAAATGGAATGGTTTTTTCCCATTGAAGTGGCACATTATAAAAGATGTCCCCAACACGCAATTGCGACACATTATCCTTGAGAACAATGAGAACAGGGCAGTCACTTATAGCAGGGACACTCAAGAG ATTGAACTGAAACAGGGCCTAGAAATTCTAAgcattttcaaaaattattctGCTAAAACTTGCGTACTCGATGACTTCAACTTTTATGAAAACCGTGAGAAGGTGCTGAAGGCAAAGAGGGGTGGACGCACAGTTTCTCAAACCACCAATGGTTTTAGAAACAGTGATTATGAG GCTGGAGAGTCCGCCAAGAACACTCAGTCAGATTCTTCATCACTTGCTGAGCTGACTAAAAATCTTTCGCTCGAGGCTCAGCCACTGCAGAGTAGTATATGA
- the LOC121749302 gene encoding YTH domain-containing protein ECT3-like isoform X2 — protein sequence MVKDELPSESVSSVSAGSNAVSGKGATDQPVSSDQGVSYPPTSCYDYYHSGYNGNFTQSVDKDFSNTPGGSYAGIQQDNASLLYYVPSYGPYSTGFVGVDGKQAYTSSEYPCSYGSEVFPYYTYDLAYAGNGSFSNKSSSGRSNGFNVGKTNGNLSSKSSALPYNSKTQQPNSSRSMYQNQYLHPLKKLGAGLQPAGNFSSLTSRNPRSFPQYGQVNYQSNVGLWNNSYRSKSRENFGRCGEINAVSELTRGPRSDNRNSSKLPAEVEQLGLAIDRDNYNLQEFEAEYDSAKFFVIKSYSEDDIHKCIKYDVWSSTRNGNKKLDAAFREAGAKMTQAGKKCPVFLFFSVNGSGQFVGVAEMIGQVDFSKNMDFWQLDKWNGFFPLKWHIIKDVPNTQLRHIILENNENRAVTYSRDTQEIELKQGLEILSIFKNYSAKTCVLDDFNFYENREKVLKAKRGGRTVSQTTNGFRNSDYEAGESAKNTQSDSSSLAELTKNLSLEAQPLQSSI from the exons atg GTGAAAGATGAATTACCATCTGAGTCAGTGTCATCTGTATCTGCTGGGAGCAATGCTGTATCTGGAAAAGGTGCAACTGATCAACCTGTAAGTTCAGATCAGGGTGTCTCTTACCCGCCTACCAGCTGTTATGATTACTATCATTCAG GTTACAATGGTAACTTTACCCAGTCTGTTGACAAAGATTTTTCTAACACACCTGGTGGTTCTTATGCG GGCATCCAACAAGATAATGCTTCTCTCCTATATTACGTTCCTAGCTATGGTCCATACTCAACTGGTTTTGTTGGTGTTGATGGAAAACAAGCTTACACATCATCAGAGTATCCCTGCTCATATGGGTCAGAGGTGTTTCCATATTATACATATGATCTGGCCTATGCTGGGAATGGTTCGTTTAGCAATAAAAGTAGCTCTGGGAGGTCAAATGGATTTAACGTTGGCAAAACTAATGGCAACCTCTCAAGCAAATCCTCAGCTTTGCCTTATAATTCCAAAACCCAACAGCCAAATTCTTCGAGGTCTATGTATCAGAATCAGTATCTTCATCCTTTGAAGAAG TTGGGTGCTGGTCTCCAGCCAGCTGGAAACTTCTCTTCACTTACCAGCCGGAATCCTCGTTCTTTTCCGCAATACGGTCAAGTAAATTACCAGTCGAATGTTGGGTTGTGGAACAACAGTTACAGATCCAAGTCAAGAGAAAATTTTGGCagatgtggagaaataaatgCTGTGAGTGAACTAACTCGTGGCCCTAGGTCTGACAATCGGAATTCCTCTAAGTTGCCAGCTGAAGTTGAACAACTGGGTCTTGCAATTGATAGGGATAATTACAACTTGCAAGAGTTTGAGGCAGAGTATGATAGTGCAAAGTTCTTTGTAATCAAGTCATATAGTGAAGATGATATTCACAAATGCATCAAATATGATGTCTGGTCAAGTACTCGAAATGGTAACAAGAAATTAGATGCTGCTTTCCGTGAAGCTGGTGCTAAAATGACACAGGCAGGAAAGAAATGTCCAGTTTTCCTATTTTTTTCG GTGAATGGAAGTGGGCAGTTTGTTGGTGTTGCTGAGATGATTGGGCAGGTTGATTTTAGTAAAAATATGGACTTTTGGCAGCTCGACAAATGGAATGGTTTTTTCCCATTGAAGTGGCACATTATAAAAGATGTCCCCAACACGCAATTGCGACACATTATCCTTGAGAACAATGAGAACAGGGCAGTCACTTATAGCAGGGACACTCAAGAG ATTGAACTGAAACAGGGCCTAGAAATTCTAAgcattttcaaaaattattctGCTAAAACTTGCGTACTCGATGACTTCAACTTTTATGAAAACCGTGAGAAGGTGCTGAAGGCAAAGAGGGGTGGACGCACAGTTTCTCAAACCACCAATGGTTTTAGAAACAGTGATTATGAG GCTGGAGAGTCCGCCAAGAACACTCAGTCAGATTCTTCATCACTTGCTGAGCTGACTAAAAATCTTTCGCTCGAGGCTCAGCCACTGCAGAGTAGTATATGA